Proteins from a genomic interval of Chanodichthys erythropterus isolate Z2021 chromosome 6, ASM2448905v1, whole genome shotgun sequence:
- the kaznb gene encoding kazrin, periplakin interacting protein b isoform X6 yields MEDLEDQKRKKKKEKMSLGSLSRVFARGKSQRKSLDPGLFDDSDSLSSQNHPSLSDGEEQLERLQQAELTRSKPMSLWRAVTVQAWLEVVMAMPMYMRACSENVKSGKVLLGLTDEDLELGLGINSPMHRRKLRLAIEDYREAETGRGLSKAADMDHHWVSKTWLGDVGLPQYSQVFHNQLVDGRVLNSITRRDLETIFNITNKFHVTSILSAIQLLQMLSFDKEAIQARRAQCENRDLDPVVWTSHRVIKWIRDIDLKEYADSLQNSGIHGAVMVLDPTFSADSMAKALDIPNNKHMIHRHLYEEMKVLLNPARTNQAQDYRKEGTPTHSPASNCRKTEEGFSPRQKVGKSPLRFNPLVAVGRDLTFQGGCGSPPREDRIKILQRTKGSPMHGYSSIEITNV; encoded by the exons ATGGAGGACCTCGAGGACCAGAAGCGTAAGAAGAAAAAGGAGAAGATGAGTCTCGGCTCACTTTCTCGAGTGTTTGCCCGGGGAAAATCTCAACGCAAGTCCTTGGATCCGGGCCTGTTTGATG ACTCAGACAGCCTCTCCAGCCAGAACCATCCCAGCCTATCAGATGGCGAGGAGCAGCTGGAGCGCCTGCAGCAGGCGGAGCTTACGCGCAGCAAGCCCATGTCTCTGTGGAGGGCGGTCACTGTGCAGGCCTGGCTGGAGGTTGTCATGGCAATGCCCATGTACATGCGTGCCTGCTCTGAGAATGTCAAGAGTGGGAAG GTGTTGTTGGGGTTGACCGATGAGGATCTGGAGCTGGGGTTGGGAATCAACAGCCCCATGCACCGCAGGAAGCTGCGTCTAGCTATTGAGGACTACCGAGAAGCAGAGACTGGACGAGG ACTTTCCAAAGCTGCTGATATGGATCATCACTGGGTGTCTAAGACCTGGCTGGGAGACGTCGGGCTCCCGCAGTACTCACAGGTATTCCACAACCAGTTAGTGGACGGCAGAGTACTGAACTCTATCACACGAAGAGACCTGGAAACCATCTTCAACATCACCAACAAGTTTCATGTTACCAGCATCCTATCAGCCATTCAGCTTCTGCAAATGCTCAGTTTCGACAAAGAG GCTATACAGGCACGTCGTGCTCAGTGTGAGAATCGAGATCTCGATCCGGTGGTCTGGACCAGCCACCGTGTCATTAAATGGATCAGAGACATTGATCTTAAG GAGTATGCCGACAGTCTTCAGAACAGCGGCATCCATGGAGCTGTGATGGTTCTAGATCCGACCTTCAGTGCGGACAGCATGGCCAAGGCTCTAGACATCCCTAACAATAAACACATGATCCATCGTCATCTGTATGAGGAAATGAAAGTGCTTCTCAATCCAGCAAG AACTAATCAGGCTCAGGACTACAGGAAAGAGGGGACTCCCACACATTCGCCTGCCTCAAACTGCCGCAAAACTGAGGAAGGATTTTCCCCCAGGCAAAAAGTTGGCAAG AGTCCTTTGAGATTCAACCCACTGGTCGCTGTTGGGAGGGACTTGACTTTTCAAGGCGGCTGTGGATCACCACCCAGAGAAGATCGCATCAAGATCCTGCAAAGGACCAAGGGCAGTCCCATGCACGGTTACTCGAGCATAGAGATCACTAATGTCTGA